A genomic stretch from Chryseobacterium sp. SNU WT5 includes:
- a CDS encoding NuoM family protein — protein MSYLLLTLLLLPLVGSGLVFAWKNPASKYLALGIAFAQMFLTFYMLSNFDFKPTVDGVLQYEINYPWSNYIKSNLHFGIDGMSMLMLLLTNILTPLIILSSFNEKPGYRNTFYGLILLMQFGLVGVFTSLDGLLFYIFWEVTLIPIWLIAGIWGQENKKVQFTTRFFVYTFVGSLFMLIGLIYVYTHSASFALTDLYNADLNELQQTVIFWFIFFAFAVKLPIFPFHSWQADTYTYSPTQGSMLLSGIMLKMAIFGLLRWLLPITPAPILGISGQIVLVLAIIGVVHGALIAIIQNDSKRLIAYSSLSHVGLMTAGIMASAILTTKGILMIEGGEGALVQAFAHGINVVGLFYCADILYKRFKTRDIRQMGGLARVAPKFAILFLVILLGSIALPLTNGFVGEFILIKSIFDYSIIAAVIAGTTMIFSSVYLFRFYGKAMFGEGDERILETAGDLTGVEFAVLASLTVFVILLGIFPQPIIEMVNTPLKFIFTSMMN, from the coding sequence ATGTCGTATCTATTATTAACATTACTACTATTACCTCTTGTAGGTTCAGGATTGGTGTTCGCGTGGAAAAATCCCGCAAGTAAATATCTAGCATTGGGAATTGCATTTGCACAAATGTTTTTGACCTTTTATATGCTGTCGAATTTCGATTTCAAACCTACCGTAGACGGAGTTTTGCAGTACGAGATCAATTATCCTTGGTCTAATTACATCAAGAGCAATCTTCATTTCGGGATCGATGGAATGAGCATGTTGATGTTGTTACTCACCAACATTTTAACACCACTGATCATTCTTTCATCTTTTAATGAAAAACCAGGCTACCGAAATACCTTCTATGGTCTAATTTTGTTGATGCAGTTCGGATTAGTTGGAGTTTTCACTTCTTTAGATGGTTTACTATTTTATATCTTCTGGGAAGTTACACTAATTCCAATATGGTTGATCGCTGGAATCTGGGGACAGGAAAACAAAAAAGTTCAATTTACGACTCGATTCTTTGTGTACACGTTCGTTGGATCATTGTTCATGTTGATCGGATTAATTTATGTATATACCCACTCCGCTTCTTTTGCACTAACGGATTTATATAATGCTGATTTAAATGAATTACAACAAACGGTCATATTCTGGTTTATCTTCTTTGCTTTTGCAGTGAAGTTACCCATATTCCCTTTTCATTCCTGGCAGGCAGATACATATACTTATTCGCCGACACAAGGATCCATGCTACTTTCGGGAATTATGTTGAAAATGGCTATTTTCGGTTTACTTAGATGGTTATTACCAATTACACCCGCTCCAATTTTAGGAATATCAGGACAGATCGTTTTGGTTCTTGCAATTATTGGAGTTGTTCATGGTGCTTTAATTGCCATTATTCAAAATGACTCAAAGCGTTTAATCGCGTATTCTTCCTTATCACACGTTGGTTTAATGACCGCTGGGATTATGGCTTCTGCGATTCTAACGACAAAAGGAATTTTGATGATTGAAGGTGGCGAAGGTGCTTTAGTTCAAGCATTTGCTCACGGTATCAACGTTGTTGGTTTATTTTACTGCGCTGATATTCTATACAAGAGATTCAAAACAAGAGATATTCGACAAATGGGTGGTTTAGCCAGGGTCGCCCCGAAATTTGCAATTCTGTTTCTGGTGATTTTATTAGGATCGATCGCATTACCATTAACCAATGGTTTTGTAGGTGAATTTATTTTGATAAAATCAATTTTCGATTATAGCATTATAGCTGCAGTAATAGCGGGTACAACTATGATTTTCTCTTCTGTTTACCTCTTTAGATTTTACGGAAAAGCGATGTTTGGAGAAGGTGATGAAAGAATTTTGGAAACTGCCGGTGATTTAACCGGAGTTGAATTTGCAGTTTTAGCCAGTCTTACCGTTTTTGTTATTTTATTGGGGATCTTCCCTCAACCGATAATCGAAATGGTTAATACTCCTTTGAAGTTCATTTTCACTTCAATGATGAATTAA
- a CDS encoding NuoI/complex I 23 kDa subunit family protein, whose amino-acid sequence MKLTNRSKVVSNKEMTFMEKLYLPEIFKGMAITLKHAIAGPKGKVYSYPEVEKPRAKVWRGLHVLKLDEEGRERCTSCGLCAVACPAEAITMTSGERTKEQKHLYREEKYAEVYEINMLRCIFCGMCEEACPKSAIYMTDRLVDVETNRGSFIYGKDKLVEKINARIDITQRQTELQKKAVK is encoded by the coding sequence ATGAAACTTACAAACAGATCAAAAGTAGTCTCGAACAAAGAGATGACTTTTATGGAAAAACTATACCTTCCTGAAATTTTCAAGGGAATGGCTATCACTTTAAAGCACGCAATCGCGGGACCAAAGGGTAAAGTGTATTCTTACCCAGAAGTGGAAAAACCGCGTGCGAAAGTTTGGCGAGGACTTCATGTTTTAAAATTAGATGAAGAAGGACGTGAGCGATGTACGTCGTGTGGATTGTGTGCAGTTGCTTGTCCTGCAGAAGCGATCACTATGACTTCAGGTGAAAGAACTAAAGAGCAAAAGCATCTTTACCGTGAAGAGAAATACGCAGAAGTTTATGAAATCAACATGCTTCGTTGTATTTTCTGCGGAATGTGCGAGGAAGCTTGCCCGAAATCAGCTATTTATATGACTGACCGTTTGGTGGATGTAGAAACCAACCGAGGAAGTTTCATTTACGGTAAAGATAAGTTGGTAGAAAAAATCAACGCAAGAATTGACATCACACAAAGGCAAACTGAATTACAAAAAAAAGCGGTAAAATAG
- a CDS encoding NADH-quinone oxidoreductase subunit N has protein sequence MSVLIIIFLTAVAALFAGVFEQGKFSRYIGILGLLIALYVSYLPEFSFFTQYQHMFEFGANAALFTKITIVITILLFFIAGFAFSNHRSHQSELYALMLFSLCGGVILFSFQNLVTLFLGIEILSIPLYVLAGSNKTDLRSNEASIKYFLMGAFATGFLLFGVALIYGSSGSFDLYKIHEFAVTNPKNLMFILGAVLMLVALAFKVSLAPFHMWSPDVYQGSPSLITAFMMSVVKISAFFAFFKLMTIGFLGITGEWINIIGVLIIITLFLANVMGLAQTNAKRMLAYSSVSHVGYLTLIFYGMNSLSSYNLAFYLFAYSLATVGVMMCLIWVEKLKRETSYNAFRGLAHTEPILAVTATVSLLSMAGIPLTAGFMGKFAIFAQAIESTPFLVLVAVLGSAISIAYYLRLIMAMFFPKESSFKTSEKVSLTYNIVAVFIIFALVAMGVFPDLFAKQFGL, from the coding sequence ATGAGCGTTTTAATAATTATATTCCTTACTGCAGTTGCTGCACTATTTGCAGGAGTTTTCGAACAGGGGAAATTCTCAAGATATATCGGAATCTTAGGATTACTGATCGCACTTTACGTCAGTTATTTACCGGAATTTTCCTTCTTCACCCAATATCAGCATATGTTTGAATTTGGGGCAAACGCCGCCTTGTTCACTAAAATAACAATCGTTATTACGATCCTTTTATTTTTCATCGCAGGGTTCGCATTCAGTAATCATCGTTCCCACCAGTCGGAATTATACGCTTTAATGTTATTTTCTCTTTGTGGTGGCGTCATCTTATTCAGTTTTCAAAACTTAGTGACTTTATTTTTAGGAATCGAGATCCTTTCTATTCCACTATACGTTCTAGCAGGAAGTAATAAAACCGATTTGCGCTCCAACGAAGCTTCAATCAAATATTTTTTAATGGGAGCTTTTGCAACAGGATTTCTTTTATTCGGAGTAGCCTTAATTTATGGAAGCAGCGGAAGTTTTGATCTTTATAAAATTCACGAATTTGCTGTAACCAACCCAAAAAACCTGATGTTTATTTTAGGTGCAGTTCTAATGTTGGTGGCACTGGCATTTAAAGTTTCACTCGCGCCTTTCCATATGTGGAGTCCTGATGTTTATCAAGGTTCGCCATCCCTCATTACCGCATTTATGATGTCGGTGGTGAAGATATCTGCCTTCTTTGCTTTCTTTAAGTTAATGACGATCGGCTTTTTGGGTATTACCGGAGAATGGATCAATATTATCGGTGTTTTAATTATCATTACTTTATTCCTGGCGAATGTTATGGGATTAGCCCAAACCAATGCAAAAAGGATGTTGGCCTACTCTTCCGTGTCACATGTTGGTTACCTCACTTTGATTTTCTACGGAATGAACAGTCTGTCAAGTTACAATCTGGCATTCTATCTATTTGCGTATTCACTTGCTACCGTGGGCGTCATGATGTGTTTGATCTGGGTTGAAAAACTGAAAAGAGAAACGTCATACAATGCATTCCGGGGTTTAGCACACACAGAACCGATTTTGGCTGTAACTGCGACCGTATCATTGCTATCAATGGCTGGTATTCCTTTAACAGCAGGATTCATGGGGAAATTTGCCATATTTGCACAGGCCATTGAATCAACACCGTTTTTAGTTTTAGTTGCAGTTTTAGGTTCCGCAATATCAATTGCCTATTATCTTCGTTTAATTATGGCGATGTTCTTTCCGAAAGAAAGCAGCTTCAAAACTTCGGAGAAAGTTTCATTAACTTATAATATCGTAGCAGTATTTATTATCTTCGCTTTAGTAGCTATGGGTGTTTTCCCGGATTTATTTGCGAAGCAGTTTGGATTGTAA
- the nuoF gene encoding NADH-quinone oxidoreductase subunit NuoF: MSKKLLLKDAHIEGIRTFEVYRKQGGYVSVEKALKMTPEEIVEEVKTSGLRGRGGAGFPTGLKWSFVAKPEGVPRYLVVNADESEPGTFKDRYLMEFIPHLLIEGMIVSSFALGANTAYIYIRGEYAWIPDILEKAIDEAKAAGFLGKNILGTGFDLEIYVHRGAGAYICGEETALLESLEGKRGNPRLKPPFPAVKGLWECPTVVNNVETIAAVVPVINLTGAEYAKIGVGRSTGTKLISACGNINKPGVYEIDMTITVEEFIYSDEYCGGIPNGKKLKACIPGGSSVPIVPANLLLRTINGEPRYMNYESLADGGFATGTMMGSGGFIVLDEDQSVVKHTMTLSHFYAHESCGQCTPCREGTPWMFKILKKIYSGQGTMADIDLLWDVQRKIEGNTICPLGDAAAWPVAAAIRHFRDEFEWYINNPEATRSNYGLAHYADPIPVPAKTE; the protein is encoded by the coding sequence ATGAGTAAAAAACTTTTACTTAAAGACGCCCATATAGAAGGAATCAGAACATTCGAAGTATATCGCAAACAAGGTGGTTACGTGTCTGTTGAAAAAGCCCTCAAAATGACGCCTGAAGAAATCGTGGAAGAAGTAAAAACTTCTGGATTGAGAGGTCGTGGTGGAGCGGGATTTCCGACCGGATTAAAATGGAGCTTCGTGGCGAAACCGGAAGGAGTACCCAGATATCTGGTCGTTAATGCTGATGAATCCGAACCAGGAACCTTCAAAGACCGCTATTTGATGGAATTTATTCCACATCTTTTGATTGAAGGAATGATTGTATCTTCTTTCGCTCTTGGTGCTAACACTGCATACATCTATATTCGCGGTGAGTATGCCTGGATACCTGATATTTTGGAAAAAGCCATCGATGAAGCGAAAGCTGCAGGCTTTTTAGGAAAAAATATTTTAGGAACCGGTTTCGATTTAGAAATTTACGTGCACCGCGGTGCTGGAGCTTATATTTGTGGTGAAGAAACCGCGCTACTGGAATCTCTGGAAGGAAAAAGAGGAAACCCTCGCTTAAAACCACCATTCCCTGCAGTGAAAGGACTTTGGGAATGTCCAACCGTTGTGAATAATGTAGAAACCATCGCAGCAGTTGTACCGGTTATTAACTTAACTGGCGCAGAATATGCGAAAATCGGTGTTGGCCGGTCTACAGGGACAAAATTAATTTCTGCTTGTGGGAACATCAACAAACCGGGAGTTTACGAGATCGACATGACCATCACCGTAGAAGAATTTATTTATTCAGATGAATATTGCGGTGGTATCCCGAACGGTAAAAAATTGAAAGCCTGTATTCCGGGTGGAAGTTCTGTACCGATCGTACCAGCTAATCTGTTGTTGAGAACCATTAATGGTGAACCAAGATACATGAACTATGAATCCCTTGCGGATGGTGGTTTTGCCACAGGAACGATGATGGGTTCAGGTGGATTTATTGTATTAGATGAGGATCAGTCCGTCGTAAAACATACCATGACTTTATCTCATTTTTACGCGCACGAGAGTTGCGGACAATGTACCCCTTGTCGTGAAGGAACACCATGGATGTTTAAGATTTTGAAAAAAATATACAGTGGACAGGGAACTATGGCAGATATCGATCTGCTTTGGGATGTTCAGAGAAAAATCGAAGGAAATACGATCTGTCCATTAGGTGATGCGGCTGCGTGGCCGGTTGCTGCTGCGATCCGTCATTTCCGTGACGAATTCGAATGGTATATCAACAATCCGGAAGCAACACGAAGTAATTATGGTTTAGCACATTATGCTGACCCTATTCCTGTGCCTGCAAAAACAGAATAG
- the nuoL gene encoding NADH-quinone oxidoreductase subunit L, whose amino-acid sequence MENLVYAIILLPLAGFLINGLLGKRLPKMVVGTLATVVVFASFIIAVSLFLKFDTESQPVVVRAFEWFRVNGIQINFGFQIDQLSLMMVMIITGIGSLIHLYSIGYMSEDKGFYRFFSYLNLFIFMMLLLVMGSNYLILFIGWEGVGLCSYLLIGFWYKNKEYGAAARKAFIMNRIGDLGMIIGIVMIASQTNAIDYLSVAQNSGKFELDSTIIIFITSSLFIGAVGKSAQIPLFTWLPDAMAGPTPVSALIHAATMVTAGVYLVVRSNFLFSLAPTTLEGILFIGLLTALVAAFIGLRQNDIKKVLAYSTVSQLGFMFVALGVGAYTTAMFHLMTHAFFKALLFLGSGSVIHAMSGEQDMRLMGGLKKKIPITHITFLIGTLAISGFPFLSGMISKDEILANVYGKNPLIWVVLFAISAMTAFYMFRAYYLTFHGEFRGTKEQENHLHESPLNMTLPLIVLAVLSVIGGFINLPHFIGHGNYAQLADWLKTIYVYDVELAEVPFVTEMILLGLTVLMFFVVWFLVKRIYVDKKKMALPEEQYTGWEKLSNRKLYIDELNNATFVKFIEGLGVGGNMFDKGVLKRFTDFIGTGAEDSGRAAKRLQNGNVENYVLIMSLAIGIILFVNFILQ is encoded by the coding sequence ATGGAAAATTTAGTTTACGCAATTATACTTTTACCTCTTGCGGGATTTCTGATCAACGGATTATTGGGAAAAAGACTTCCAAAGATGGTGGTCGGAACTTTGGCAACAGTCGTAGTTTTTGCCTCATTTATTATCGCTGTAAGTTTATTCTTAAAGTTTGATACAGAATCGCAACCAGTTGTTGTAAGAGCTTTTGAATGGTTTAGAGTTAATGGGATTCAAATTAATTTCGGTTTTCAGATCGATCAGCTTTCGCTGATGATGGTTATGATTATCACAGGAATTGGTTCTCTAATTCACCTTTACTCCATTGGATACATGAGTGAAGACAAAGGGTTTTACAGATTTTTCTCTTACCTGAATTTATTTATTTTCATGATGCTGTTATTAGTAATGGGAAGTAACTACCTTATTCTTTTCATTGGATGGGAAGGGGTTGGATTATGTTCTTATTTGCTTATTGGCTTCTGGTATAAAAATAAAGAATACGGTGCCGCTGCAAGAAAAGCGTTTATCATGAACCGTATTGGTGACTTGGGAATGATCATCGGGATCGTAATGATTGCTTCTCAGACCAATGCTATCGATTATCTTTCTGTTGCTCAAAATTCAGGAAAATTTGAATTAGATTCAACAATCATTATATTCATAACCTCCAGTTTATTTATTGGAGCTGTAGGGAAATCTGCACAGATTCCATTATTTACCTGGCTTCCGGATGCGATGGCAGGACCAACTCCTGTTTCTGCTTTAATTCACGCCGCAACAATGGTAACGGCCGGAGTTTACTTGGTTGTTCGTTCAAACTTCTTATTCTCATTGGCACCAACAACTTTAGAAGGAATATTATTCATAGGACTTTTAACTGCTTTAGTTGCGGCCTTTATTGGTCTACGCCAAAATGATATCAAAAAAGTACTCGCCTACTCTACTGTTTCTCAATTAGGATTTATGTTTGTAGCACTTGGTGTTGGAGCCTACACTACGGCAATGTTCCACTTGATGACGCACGCTTTCTTCAAAGCTTTATTATTCTTAGGCTCAGGTTCAGTAATCCACGCAATGAGCGGAGAACAGGATATGAGACTGATGGGAGGTTTAAAGAAGAAAATTCCGATTACCCATATTACTTTCTTGATTGGAACCTTGGCGATTTCAGGATTTCCATTCCTTTCCGGAATGATTTCCAAAGATGAGATCCTAGCAAATGTTTATGGGAAAAACCCGTTGATCTGGGTGGTATTGTTTGCAATTTCAGCCATGACTGCATTTTATATGTTTAGAGCGTACTATTTAACTTTCCATGGGGAATTCCGCGGAACGAAAGAACAGGAAAATCATCTTCACGAAAGTCCTTTAAATATGACTTTACCATTGATCGTTTTAGCAGTACTTTCTGTTATCGGAGGATTTATTAATCTCCCACATTTTATCGGTCACGGTAATTACGCACAATTAGCAGACTGGTTGAAAACCATTTACGTTTACGATGTTGAGTTGGCTGAAGTTCCTTTTGTCACCGAAATGATTTTACTCGGCTTAACGGTTTTAATGTTTTTTGTAGTTTGGTTCCTCGTTAAAAGGATCTACGTTGATAAGAAAAAAATGGCATTGCCAGAAGAACAATATACAGGTTGGGAAAAACTTTCTAACAGAAAATTATACATCGATGAATTGAACAATGCAACATTTGTAAAATTTATTGAAGGTCTTGGCGTAGGTGGAAACATGTTCGACAAGGGCGTTCTTAAGAGATTTACGGATTTCATCGGTACCGGAGCTGAAGATTCCGGAAGAGCAGCCAAACGCCTACAAAACGGAAATGTAGAGAATTATGTTCTCATCATGTCCCTGGCCATTGGAATTATTTTATTTGTTAACTTTATATTACAATAG
- the nuoH gene encoding NADH-quinone oxidoreductase subunit NuoH → MDLITFKIILVVSLFALSLGVAAYSTWGERKVAALLQDRIGPNRAGPFGILQPLADGGKLFFKEGFVPQGADKFLFYIGPALTMFISLITGAVIPWGKTLNIGGNSFDIQVANIDVGVLYLIGMVSIGVYGMMIGGWASNNKYSLIGAIRASSQMISYELAMGLSLLSIILMSGSLDLHVITSTQGTGKIWGFIPADGMNWNIFYQPLAFIIFFVAAMAETNRHPFDLPECESELVNGYMTEYSSMNFGQYMFGEYVNMFISNALIVTLFFGGFNYPGISWVSDNWGENIAGILSIVAMLGKTVIGILIFMWIRWTIPRFRYDQLMHLGWKKLIPLALVNLIITAAVIVFFAN, encoded by the coding sequence ATGGATTTAATTACTTTTAAAATAATATTGGTTGTCAGCCTTTTTGCTTTATCATTAGGTGTTGCAGCATATTCTACTTGGGGTGAAAGAAAAGTTGCCGCGCTTCTTCAGGACAGAATTGGTCCAAACAGAGCGGGTCCTTTTGGGATTTTGCAGCCTTTAGCCGATGGGGGTAAACTTTTTTTCAAAGAAGGTTTTGTTCCGCAGGGTGCAGATAAATTTCTGTTCTATATCGGTCCAGCATTGACCATGTTTATTTCCCTAATTACGGGCGCTGTTATTCCATGGGGAAAAACATTAAATATTGGAGGTAATTCTTTTGATATACAAGTAGCCAATATCGACGTTGGTGTTCTGTATCTGATAGGAATGGTTTCCATCGGAGTTTATGGAATGATGATCGGTGGTTGGGCTTCAAATAATAAATATTCTTTGATTGGTGCGATTAGAGCTTCATCACAGATGATCTCTTACGAATTGGCAATGGGTCTTTCTCTTCTTTCCATTATTTTAATGTCAGGAAGTTTGGATTTACACGTCATCACTTCCACTCAGGGAACCGGAAAAATCTGGGGATTCATTCCAGCAGATGGTATGAACTGGAATATCTTTTATCAACCTTTAGCATTTATCATATTCTTTGTCGCTGCCATGGCAGAAACAAACCGTCACCCTTTTGATTTACCCGAATGTGAATCTGAATTGGTAAATGGATATATGACAGAATATTCTTCGATGAACTTCGGACAGTATATGTTTGGTGAATATGTGAACATGTTCATCTCAAATGCCTTAATTGTTACCTTATTTTTCGGAGGCTTCAACTATCCGGGAATCAGTTGGGTTTCGGATAATTGGGGTGAGAATATCGCGGGGATCCTTAGTATTGTTGCGATGTTAGGAAAAACAGTCATTGGGATTTTAATCTTTATGTGGATTCGGTGGACGATTCCTAGATTCAGATATGACCAGTTAATGCATTTAGGCTGGAAAAAATTAATTCCATTAGCATTAGTGAATTTAATAATTACTGCAGCAGTAATCGTTTTCTTCGCAAATTAA
- a CDS encoding TetR/AcrR family transcriptional regulator, whose product MKTEEFSTEDKILVAASKVFTEKGFSGTRTRDIADEAGINLALLNYYFRTKEKLFEQVMKVKIVLLFGQIIPIITNEKTSLDEKLDLTSTKYFDILSKNPNLPIFVLSEIQKKTSDVKSILPFEKVLKNSFLMQQIRARKPDINPFHFLLNFLSMTVFPFVGKPILTSFDLMNEDEFQQFIEERKTMVPIWMKMILK is encoded by the coding sequence ATGAAAACTGAAGAATTTTCTACGGAAGACAAAATATTAGTTGCAGCTTCCAAGGTATTTACTGAAAAAGGATTTTCAGGAACCAGAACCCGTGACATCGCTGACGAAGCCGGAATCAACCTGGCATTGCTCAATTACTATTTCCGCACCAAAGAGAAATTATTCGAACAGGTGATGAAAGTAAAGATCGTTTTACTTTTCGGTCAGATCATTCCCATTATCACAAATGAAAAAACCTCCTTAGATGAAAAACTGGATTTAACGAGTACAAAATATTTCGACATTTTATCCAAAAACCCGAATCTTCCGATTTTTGTATTAAGTGAAATCCAAAAGAAAACCTCGGATGTGAAATCAATACTTCCCTTCGAAAAAGTATTGAAAAATTCTTTTTTAATGCAACAAATTAGGGCACGAAAACCCGATATCAACCCTTTTCACTTCCTGTTGAACTTTCTAAGCATGACCGTTTTTCCTTTCGTAGGAAAACCGATCCTCACCAGTTTCGATCTGATGAATGAAGATGAATTTCAACAATTCATAGAAGAGCGTAAAACGATGGTTCCCATATGGATGAAGATGATATTAAAATAA
- a CDS encoding NADH-quinone oxidoreductase subunit J, with translation MEQIIFFFVAALALISGFYFVFAKNAMYAILSLIITFFSIAALYILLNAQFLGIVQIIVYAGAIMVLFLYILMMLNLNKEDESKKHNLPKFIGVFSAGLLLVGILGAFKGLNQKTYAVDIDSSVGLTKNLGKLLFNEYVLPFELASILILAGIVGAVLIGKKDL, from the coding sequence ATGGAACAAATCATATTTTTCTTTGTAGCAGCTTTGGCATTGATCAGCGGATTCTATTTTGTTTTTGCAAAAAACGCGATGTATGCAATTCTGTCTCTAATTATAACCTTCTTCTCGATAGCTGCGCTCTATATTTTATTAAATGCTCAATTCTTGGGAATTGTTCAGATCATTGTATACGCGGGAGCGATTATGGTTTTATTCCTTTACATCTTAATGATGTTGAATTTGAATAAAGAAGACGAGAGCAAAAAGCATAATCTACCCAAATTCATCGGTGTTTTTTCAGCCGGTTTACTATTGGTAGGTATTCTGGGTGCATTTAAAGGTTTAAATCAAAAAACCTACGCAGTTGATATAGATAGTTCTGTTGGTTTAACAAAAAATCTTGGTAAATTATTATTTAACGAATATGTTTTACCTTTTGAGTTGGCTTCTATCCTGATCCTTGCAGGAATTGTAGGAGCGGTTTTAATTGGTAAAAAAGATTTATAG
- the nuoK gene encoding NADH-quinone oxidoreductase subunit NuoK, with product MGEANSFIQAVPLEYFIILSSVLFCMGVLGVLIRKNAIIILGCVELMLNSVNLLLAAFSSYKGDGNGQILVFFIMVVAAAEVAVGLAIIAMLYRNTKSVDISIFNKLRG from the coding sequence ATGGGAGAAGCAAATTCATTTATACAGGCAGTTCCACTGGAATATTTTATTATTCTGAGTTCTGTTTTGTTTTGCATGGGCGTTTTAGGTGTATTAATTCGCAAAAATGCTATTATTATTTTAGGATGTGTCGAGTTGATGCTGAATTCTGTAAACCTTCTACTGGCTGCCTTTTCTTCTTATAAAGGTGACGGGAACGGACAGATCCTGGTGTTTTTCATCATGGTCGTTGCGGCGGCAGAAGTTGCGGTAGGATTAGCAATTATCGCCATGCTGTACCGAAATACAAAATCGGTAGATATCAGTATTTTTAATAAATTAAGAGGATAA
- a CDS encoding 2Fe-2S iron-sulfur cluster-binding protein, with product MSEEIKKFKITIDGQTTEVLPGTSILEAARQIGGKSVPPAMCYYKPLENSGGRCRTCLVEVTKGSDADSRPMPKLVASCRTSVMDGMEVKNLQSEKTQEARHAVTEFLLINHPLDCPICDQAGECHLQDLSYEHGVENTRTEFERRTFEPEDIGPNIKLNMNRCILCARCVLVANQLTENREHGILFRGEHAEISTNLNKALESDFIGNVIDVCPVGALTDRTARFASRVWFTKPMNGTCECSKCAGKAVVWMKGDEVIRVTARKDQYDEVQDWICDDCRFHKKDLKLWNIEGPRHIDRHSVISLNHYEKPKNMISLLDNPDAKELSDKDEK from the coding sequence ATGAGCGAAGAAATAAAAAAATTTAAGATAACGATCGACGGACAGACTACTGAAGTTCTACCGGGAACTTCTATTTTGGAAGCCGCAAGACAAATTGGTGGTAAATCTGTTCCGCCTGCAATGTGTTATTATAAACCGCTTGAAAATAGCGGTGGAAGATGTAGAACGTGTTTGGTAGAAGTTACCAAAGGTTCTGATGCAGATTCCCGACCGATGCCAAAATTAGTGGCAAGCTGCAGAACCAGCGTGATGGATGGTATGGAAGTAAAAAACCTGCAGTCCGAAAAAACACAGGAAGCCAGACATGCAGTGACTGAATTCCTGTTAATTAATCACCCACTGGACTGCCCTATCTGTGATCAGGCAGGAGAATGTCATTTACAGGATTTAAGTTATGAACATGGGGTTGAGAATACGAGAACAGAATTTGAAAGACGAACGTTTGAGCCCGAAGATATCGGTCCAAATATTAAATTAAATATGAACCGGTGCATCTTGTGTGCACGATGCGTTTTGGTTGCGAATCAGTTAACCGAAAATCGGGAACACGGTATTTTATTCCGGGGAGAACATGCGGAAATCTCTACCAACTTAAATAAGGCTTTAGAAAGTGACTTCATCGGAAACGTTATTGATGTTTGTCCGGTAGGGGCTTTAACAGACAGAACGGCGAGATTCGCCAGCAGAGTTTGGTTTACAAAACCTATGAACGGTACATGTGAATGTTCAAAATGTGCAGGGAAAGCAGTTGTTTGGATGAAAGGTGATGAAGTAATTCGTGTAACAGCAAGAAAAGACCAGTACGACGAAGTTCAGGATTGGATCTGCGACGATTGTAGATTCCACAAAAAAGATTTAAAACTTTGGAATATCGAAGGTCCGCGACATATCGACCGACACTCCGTGATTTCATTGAATCACTACGAAAAACCTAAAAACATGATTAGTCTTTTGGATAATCCAGATGCAAAAGAATTAAGCGATAAAGACGAGAAATAA